In Musa acuminata AAA Group cultivar baxijiao chromosome BXJ2-3, Cavendish_Baxijiao_AAA, whole genome shotgun sequence, the following proteins share a genomic window:
- the LOC103975156 gene encoding putative disease resistance protein RGA1, whose amino-acid sequence MSSWILAGLGSFGSSLIESVTDKITDYVIERVSEDPGVADLHKLKDTLLMTERTIGEVENMWIKDEGTKKRLKELLMKLKDTVYDADDLLDEIQFRVLKQQIEQQGAQGYEASNQSSFSSDLPPRINRNIYERVGRFFGREDDVDRVREIQSKLDEYTTEIQHFIDNLHDDEKQMITSVVPRTTTSFPIETQVFGREQQLNHLLEQLMKSADGSGSSNSSISTLTIVGIGGVGKTTLAQHAYHHEKVKDYFHHKVWVCVSDDFNVERLTKEIIESFTRIKPDLNNFDTVQVVVKEDLTSKRFLLVLDDVWNEDSLKWERFCAPLRSGVPGSKILVTTRSRKIAEMVGNPIPLYGLDEASYWKLFKKCAFGSEDAGEFPQLEAIAGMIVGRLKGLPLAARTVGGLLNADMNEKHWRIIAESEIWQLPQNEEGVLPVLQLSYQCLPPHLKRCFVFCSLFPKDHRFDGEHLVRLWMAEGYVAQDKNMTMEDTGSRYFLDLVNRSFFQEAPWGSTYVMHDLIHDLAQLISKGEFCRIDDDESKEIPNTTRHLSATLTDGTKLMELSCYDKLRTLMINSKSIWFGFGVKSPLFIQFEKFKNIRVLILKNCRLRELPETIGGLIHLRYLDISYNRYIRRLPESLCGLYNLRVLNLLKCKLQNLPHGMSKLISLMHINAEDEIISEINNVGKLTSLQELMCGTRTAGTGIDFVHH is encoded by the coding sequence ATGTCTTCGTGGATACTAGCAGGCTTGGGATCGTTCGGATCGTCCCTCATCGAGAGCGTGACAGATAAGATCACCGACTATGTGATCGAAAGAGTTTCGGAGGATCCCGGAGTCGCTGACCTCCACAAGCTGAAGGACACTCTTTTGATGACCGAGCGCACCATCGGCGAAGTCGAGAACATGTGGATTAAAGATGAAGGCACGAAAAAGCGATTGAAGGAATTGCTGATGAAACTGAAGGACACTGTTTATGACGCTGACGACTTGCTTGATGAGATCCAGTTCCGGGTTCTGAAGCAACAGATCGAGCAACAAGGAGCTCAGGGGTATGAGGCAAGTAACCAATCATCTTTTTCTTCTGATCTCCCTCCGAGGATAAATAGAAACATTTATGAACGTGTCGGTCGCTTCTTCGGTAGAGAAGATGATGTGGATAGAGTGAGGGAAATTCAGAGTAAGTTAGATGAATACACTACTGAGATCCAGCATTTCATTGATAACTTACATGATGATGAGAAACAGATGATAACGTCAGTAGTGCCTCGAACCACCACTTCCTTTCCGATAGAAACTCAAGTATTCGGACGAGAGCAACAGCTGAATCACCTTCTGGAACAGTTGATGAAATCTGCCGATGGATCCGGATCCAGCAACAGTAGCATCTCTACCTTGACTATTGTTGGGATCGGCGGGGTCGGAAAGACTACTCTTGCTCAGCATGCCTACCACCACGAGAAGGTGAAGGACTATTTTCATCATAAGGTCTGGGTCTGTGTATCCGACGACTTCAACGTGGAGAGGCTTACAAAAGAGATCATAGAATCCTTCACCCGGATTAAGCCTGATCTCAACAACTTTGATACAGTTCAAGTGGTTGTTAAGGAGGATTTGACCTCAAAAAGGTTCCTGCTTGTCCTCGACGATGTGTGGAACGAGGACAGCCTGAAATGGGAAAGATTTTGTGCACCATTGAGGTCCGGAGTACCAGGAAGCAAGATTTTGGTTACAACTCGCTCTAGAAAGATTGCAGAAATGGTTGGCAATCCGATCCCTCTATATGGTCTGGATGAAGCCAGCTATTGGAAATTGTTCAAAAAATGTGCATTTGGTTCCGAAGACGCCGGTGAATTTCCACAGCTAGAAGCCATTGCAGGGATGATCGTTGGCAGGTTGAAGGGGTTGCCACTTGCGGCAAGGACGGTAGGCGGGTTGTTGAATGCGGATATGAATGAGAAGCACTGGAGAATCATCGCAGAGAGTGAAATATGGCAACTACCGCAAAACGAAGAGGGTGTCCTGCCAGTCCTACAATTGAGCTATCAATGTCTTCCCCCGCACCTAAAGCGGTGCTTTGTTTTTTGTTCCCTGTTCCCCAAAGATCATCGGTTTGATGGAGAGCACTTGGTCCGgctttggatggcagaaggctacgTTGCTCAAGACAAAAATATGACGATGGAGGATACAGGAAGCCGCTACTTCCTTGACTTAGTGAATAGGTCTTTCTTTCAGGAAGCTCCTTGGGGATCGACATATGTGATGCATGATTTGATACACGATCTTGCTCAGTTAATTTCAAAGGGAGAGTTTTGCAGGATCGATGATGATGAGTCGAAAGAGATCCCTAATACAACTCGTCATCTATCAGCAACATTAACCGATGGAACTAAGTTAATGGAGCTCTCCTGTTATGATAAATTGCGGACCCTCATGATCAATTCCAAAAGTATTTGGTTTGGCTTTGGAGTCAAGAGCCCTTTGTTCATTCAGTTTGAAAAATTTAAAAACATTCGAGTGTTGATATTGAAGAACTGTCGCTTGCGGGAGTTGCCTGAGACAATTGGTGGCTTGATACACCTCCGCTACCTTGACATATCCTACAACCGTTACATTAGGAGGTTGCCGGAGTCATTATGTGGTCTTTACAATTTGCGAGTGCTGAATCTGTTGAAATGTAAACTACAGAATTTACCGCACGGCATGAGCAAGTTGATCAGCTTGATGCATATTAATGCAGAAGACGAAATAATTTCGGAGATAAATAATGTTGGGAAGCTGACTTCTCTTCAAGAACTGATGTGTGGAACGAGAACAGCCGGGACTGGGATAGATTTTGTGCACCATTGA